ATTCGCTGCTAGCATTACCAGTCAGGATCTGCATAGATCTAGTCTATAATTAAAAAAAATGAATTGAGCAGATACTATGGATGAACACAAATACGATTTTCGCATTCTCATCATTGACGATAATATTGAAATTCATAAAGATTTTTTAAAGATTTTAACAATCAACGCCAGCACGGAGCTGGATGATATTGCACAAAAATTATTTGATACACCAACTGTTGAGAATAATAATCCTGCTTTACCTCAATTTAGAATCGATACAGCAACACAAGGGCAAGAAGGCGTGGCTCTTATTGCCAAAGCAATAGAGGAAAACGAACCTTATGCTTTAGCCTTTGTGGATATCCGTATGCCTCCGGGGTGGGATGGTATTGAAACGGTTAAAAATATTTGGGCAATTGATATCGATGTTCATGCAGTGATTTGTACCGCATATTCCGATTACAGCTGGGAAGATACTATTGCAGAATTAGGTCACAGCGATAATTTTCTCATTTTAAAAAAGCCCTTTGATCATATTGCAGTTAGACAATTAGCCTATGCTTTGACTCGGAAATGGAAACTTATACGTGAATCTCGCATTTATACTAAATCACTAGAACTGGCAGTTGAACAACGTACCGAAGAATTAAAATATCAAGTGACACACGATGCGCTAACAGGATTAGCAAATAGAGTGCTGTTATACGACAGGATGCAACAAGCTATTGCAGCGCATAAACGCCACCATATCGGTTTTGCTGTTTTATTTTTTGATTTAGATCGCTTCAAGCTAGTAAATGATAGCTTAGGTCATACTGCAGGTGACGAATTGCTGGTGTGTATAGCCAAGCGGTTGTTACACGCGGTGCGTGCTTTTGATACCCTATCCAGATTAGGTGGTGATGAATTTGTATTGATTGTTACTGAATTAAAAGATTTAAATTACATACAAACAGTGGCTAATAAAATTCTTAATACTTTCAAAGAGCCTTTAATCATTGCGGATCATACTTTTAATCTGACCAGTAGCATGGGAATAGCTATTTATCCTCAGGATGGAACAGATATAGATGTACTTTTAGGTAACGCAGATGCGGCAATGTATCATGCCAAGAAATTAGGGGGAGCTCAATTTCAATTTTATTCACAGCAGATGAATGAAAAAATCCTGGAGCAGCTTGAACTTGAATCTCAATTATACCAGGCAGTAGCTAATCAAGAATTCTCTATATGGTATCAGCCGCAACTCCATATTCAAAATCGCCGGTTAGAAGCTGTTGAAGCATTAATCCGCTGGAATCATCCTCAAAGAGGACTGTTATTGCCTATTGATTTTATTCCGCTTGCCGAACGAATAGGTTTAATGATTTCTATAGGGGATTGGGTCATAAAGGAAGCTTGCTTACAAAATAAAAGATGGCAGGAACAGGGCATACCACCACTACGGCTATCTGTTAATATATCGGCTCAGCAATTAGCCCAAAGTGATTTCGTTGAAAAAATAAAAAATATTCTCTCAGAAACAGAATTAGCCCCACAATACTTAGAGTTGGAAATAAGTGAGAGTACAATCATTAGCGATACTATTATAGAAAAAATTAGTGTTTTAAAAGCGTTTGGCATTGAAATTGCGCTAGATGGTTTTGGTACAGGCTACTCTAATTTACGCCGCTTACCGAGTCTTTCATTAAACCGATTAAAAATTGACAGTTCATTTATTCATAATATCCAATGCAATCGCAGCAACGAAGTCATTATTCATGCCATTATTGCTATGGCTCATAGTTTAAATTTAGAAGTCATTGCAGAAGGCGTAGAAACCCAAAAACAACTTGATTTTCTAAAAGAGAACGATTGTACACAAATACAGGGTTTATATTTTAGTAAACCTCTGCCGGCTGAAGAGTTAACGAAGTTATTAAAAAATCCTTCGGCAGTTGACAATATATTAAAAAATTTAAGGAAGGAATAACATGCGAAAGCTATGGATGGTAATTATTATCCTTTTAATTATTTCTATATTGGTAGGAATATATGCATTTACTACGCCTAAAATAACGAGTTTACCCACTTATTTTACTTATAAAGGTGAGCAAGCGGCCTTAAATAATTTACATTCCAGTCAAAAAATGACAGCACATACTACAAAAAAATGGGATGGTATAATGTTTGACCTAGTCAAATCCCATAAATTAGGCGATGCAACAGCTTCGCGAATATATGCTTATCTCTACACCGCTCAGCGTGATGCTGCGTTCTTGTCTCATAACAATAAACATCGTTTTATGGGCAGCCTTGATCCTATCTCTGCTGAGGTTCTATGTCTGTTTTTTCCAAAAAATTGCCCGCACATTAAATTCCAAGTTAAAACAGACCCTTATTCAAACGAGCTTGCAAAAATTGTCCTAAAGAAAATAAAATTGCACATGATATTAGACACGAAACAGCAAAAATTATCTGCAGAAAAACCAGGTGGTGATCATTGGGCTGGTAGTAAACCGTATTTTGGACAAGAGGTTGGCTCTTGGAAACCATGGATAATCGACTCACCGCAGCAATTTTTAGCACCAAAACCCAATGCTCAATTATGGCAGGACGAACTCAGACAAACCGAACAGGCATTACAAAATATTACTCCCAACCAAACAAAAGCAGTTGTATTTTGGGCAGGTAACCCCTCAACAATAACACCTCCAGGTATCTGGTTAACATTTGCTAATGAATATATTGAAGAAGAGCACGTTTCGTTCTCAAAAGCATTATTTGTTCGATCTGTATTAGCTATGGGCATTGCCGATTCAGTCATCGCCGTGTTTTATTCAAAATATACCTATTGGATAAAGCGCCCATTTATGTTAAATCCAAATATATATACCGTAATGCCTACACCTAATCATCCAAGTTATCCAGCAGGCCACTCCACTATATCGGCAACAGCTGCAGTCATTTTGTCTTATTTTTTTCCTAAAAATACGCAAAACTGGTGGGAAAAAGCTGATGAAGCGAGTTCAAGCCGCGTTTGGGGTGGCATTCATTTTCCCGTTGATGCTAAAGAGGGGTTAATTTTGGGGAGAAAAGTAGGGAATACTGTTATTCAAGCTCAGCCCCCTTTTGCTTTAGAATTAGATAAAAAATGAGTATTCGCTATAAAATATTACTCAGTATGCTGATTGTGGCACTCCTTTTTATTCCAGTAAATATTTACTTATTGAATCGCTATTTACTTGTTAAACAAGATTTTTTGAGTATTGTTGATGGTACTGTTCCGCGATTAGAAGCGTTATTAAGTATGCAGAATTTAACAACCCGCATTCATTTATTCATTAATGATTCTAATTTTCAATTACTGAATGAAACAGCTAATGGCAATACCTCAACTAGAAATGATGCGAGAAAAGACGAATTATTAGCTTTTCTAGGGGAGTTGGGCGAGCAACAAAAATTATATCAAAAACATCACCTGTCCACAGTCAATAAAAATGCACAAATATTAGATCAATTACGAGATAACGTCATTTTAAAAGCTTTAGATGTATTTTCTGCTAAGGAAAGAGGACTAACTTTGCCAGAGTTGGAAAAAAAAACCAGGGAACTTAAATCGGCGGAGTTTAATCTGAATAAGTTTATCAAAAATTTGCTGCTACAAGAAACAACCATTTTAGATGAAGAAAGGATAAAAACAATTAAAAAAGCGGTTGAGTTAAAAAACTTGCTGATACTGTTAAACGGTCTAATTGTCTTAATTACTTTTGCTCTAAGTTTGTTTCTTATGAAAATTATTTCAAGACCTATTATTCAGCTTAGTGACTTTGCAGGTAAAATTGA
The sequence above is drawn from the Legionella antarctica genome and encodes:
- a CDS encoding putative bifunctional diguanylate cyclase/phosphodiesterase; translated protein: MDEHKYDFRILIIDDNIEIHKDFLKILTINASTELDDIAQKLFDTPTVENNNPALPQFRIDTATQGQEGVALIAKAIEENEPYALAFVDIRMPPGWDGIETVKNIWAIDIDVHAVICTAYSDYSWEDTIAELGHSDNFLILKKPFDHIAVRQLAYALTRKWKLIRESRIYTKSLELAVEQRTEELKYQVTHDALTGLANRVLLYDRMQQAIAAHKRHHIGFAVLFFDLDRFKLVNDSLGHTAGDELLVCIAKRLLHAVRAFDTLSRLGGDEFVLIVTELKDLNYIQTVANKILNTFKEPLIIADHTFNLTSSMGIAIYPQDGTDIDVLLGNADAAMYHAKKLGGAQFQFYSQQMNEKILEQLELESQLYQAVANQEFSIWYQPQLHIQNRRLEAVEALIRWNHPQRGLLLPIDFIPLAERIGLMISIGDWVIKEACLQNKRWQEQGIPPLRLSVNISAQQLAQSDFVEKIKNILSETELAPQYLELEISESTIISDTIIEKISVLKAFGIEIALDGFGTGYSNLRRLPSLSLNRLKIDSSFIHNIQCNRSNEVIIHAIIAMAHSLNLEVIAEGVETQKQLDFLKENDCTQIQGLYFSKPLPAEELTKLLKNPSAVDNILKNLRKE
- a CDS encoding vanadium-dependent haloperoxidase, with translation MVIIILLIISILVGIYAFTTPKITSLPTYFTYKGEQAALNNLHSSQKMTAHTTKKWDGIMFDLVKSHKLGDATASRIYAYLYTAQRDAAFLSHNNKHRFMGSLDPISAEVLCLFFPKNCPHIKFQVKTDPYSNELAKIVLKKIKLHMILDTKQQKLSAEKPGGDHWAGSKPYFGQEVGSWKPWIIDSPQQFLAPKPNAQLWQDELRQTEQALQNITPNQTKAVVFWAGNPSTITPPGIWLTFANEYIEEEHVSFSKALFVRSVLAMGIADSVIAVFYSKYTYWIKRPFMLNPNIYTVMPTPNHPSYPAGHSTISATAAVILSYFFPKNTQNWWEKADEASSSRVWGGIHFPVDAKEGLILGRKVGNTVIQAQPPFALELDKK